In Penicillium psychrofluorescens genome assembly, chromosome: 5, a single window of DNA contains:
- a CDS encoding uncharacterized protein (ID:PFLUO_007405-T1.cds;~source:funannotate), with translation MRRASADPTSHIFCLRCADSLGLSHPTAGHRRCPACQTVLVNPDDAVSTVLNPTEDYKTSVLSGMDPGTIVECAGRALGFWSYQTTQEIFYQEFLGKALTEKYSSLSTQMDKVIHNANTEISSLQSKVVDMQATQDELHKKNQDLAELYREKSKKLSQMTNLYNLLKARAMRSQMQTAASDSVSQTLHSLDRVSRSGPPPVQPGPPPMPTASSSIPRRPPTPAYPITANGVEQLHRYQRSGTGSSKRVRTKDVDAAAVAMPPPTNRSPWNMRNRHRDRTPERVASAAAKPQHRTRLPGPSRPPTAMSQFPDGEAILQRFGG, from the exons ATGCGGAGGGCCAGCGCTGACCCGACCAGCCATATCTTCTGTCTTCGCTGCGCCGATAGCCTGGGCCTGTCGCATCCCACTGCAGGCCACCGTCGCTGCCCTGCCTGCCAGACTGTTCTCGTCAACCCAGACGATGCCGTGTCCACTGTCCTGAACCCGACAGAGGATTACAAGACCAGCGTGTTGAGCGGGATGGACCCAGGCACCATTGTCGAATGTGCCGGTCGCGCACTGGGGTTCTGGTCGTATCAGACCACTCAGGAAAT ATTCTACCAGGAATTCCTCGGCAAAGCTCTGACGGAAAAGTACTCCAGCCTCAGCACGCAGATGGACAAGGTCATCCACAACGCCAACACCGAGATATCCTCTCTGCAAAGCAAAGTTGTCG ACATGCAAGCAACGCAAGACGAACTGCACAAAAAGAACCAAGACCTCGCCGAGCTCTACCGCGAGAAATCCAAGAAGCTATCCCAGATGACAAACCTCTACAACCTGCTGAAGGCGCGTGCAATGCGCTCCCAAATGCAGACCGCCGCGTCCGACAGCGTCTCGCAGACCCTGCACTCGCTGGACAGGGTCTCCCGAAGTGGCCCCCCTCCCGTCCAGCCCGGTCcaccgccgatgccgacagcctcatcctccatcccTCGCCGCCCACCGACCCCGGCATACCCCATCACGGCCAACGGCGTAGAGCAGCTACACCGATACCAGCGCAGCGGGACGGGCAGTTCCAAGCGAGTGCGAACAAAGGATGTAGATGCCGCTGCTGTGGCGATGCCACCGCCCACGAATCGCTCGCCGTGGAATATGCGGAATCGTCATCGTGATCGTACGCCTGAGAGGGTGGCCAGTGCGGCAGCGAAACCGCAGCACCGAACTCGGCTGCCCGGCCCGTCAcggccgccgacggcgaTGTCGCAGTTTCCGGATGGAGAGGCGATTCTCCAGCGGTTTGGCGGCTAG
- a CDS encoding uncharacterized protein (ID:PFLUO_007399-T1.cds;~source:funannotate), whose translation MFSGLGGQQQQQPQQQAATTSAGGLFGSATATTSQPQTGGMFGGAAAANPGAPPSGMTGGGLFGGGLGASTTTTQPQAKPAFGGLGGSTMTGGGLFGGAQSTMQQPQQQQQQQQQQPQKPTLSLFGNQSTTQGAQQPLQQSTAATGTVVPGVKVDVSNLLPTTKFESCADEIRNHIEIIDNHILNQMKVCHEVADMLPTIEKQGNTIPNDVEFVQGKLETMQHALENDASDIDQLRNLVTRDAAEAQVAFRAVDTLKLPLQYQSAGGGWWSAQDQKVPDRQSLRSTRKNTLALPDDVEGDPSTATTVNGVPVNLVDYFSQRSDEMGTVLERYKGNLKEIEDHLHGVELTLNRQINDFVSSKSRDGAVSSTPKSSINELAAVLGDVEAGILGVAARLGSVSERVQEVALGPPSIGERR comes from the exons ATGTTTTCCGGTCTGGgtggtcagcagcagcagcaaccgcagcagcaggctgccACAACGAGCGCCGGCGGACTGTTCGGGAGCGCGACAGCCACCACCTCCCAGCCACAGACAGGCGGTATGTTCGGTGGTGCGGCAGCTGCCAACCCCGGCGCCCCTCCAAGTGGGATGACGGGTGGTGGTCTCTTTGGCGGAGGTCTAGgagccagcaccaccacgacACAGCCCCAGGCCAAACCGGCCTTCGGTGGGCTGGGCGGTTCGACAATGACCGGCGGAGGTCTCTT TGGCGGAGCTCAGAGTACCATGCAAcaaccgcagcagcaacagcaacaacaacagcaacaaccgCAAAAGCctactctctccctcttcgGCAACCAAAGCACTACCCAAGGCGCACAACAGCCTCTACAGCAAAGCACCGCAGCTACCGGGACGGTGGTTCCGGGGGTGAAGGTGGATGTCAGCAACCTGCTCCCCACGACTAAATTCGAGagctgcgccgacgagatccgcAACCACATCGAGATCATCGACaaccacatcctcaaccaaATGAAAGTCTGCCACGAGGTGGCCGACATGCTCCCCACCATCGAGAAACAAGGCAACACGATCCCCAACGACGTCGAGTTCGTGCAAGGCAAGCTCGAGACCATGCAACACGCCCTGGAGAATGATGCGAGCGACATCGACCAGTTGCGCAACCTCGTCACGCGGGACGCAGCCGAGGCGCAGGTGGCCTTCCGGGCCGTCGACACGCTAAAACTGCCACTGCAGTACCAGTCGGCTggcggtggatggtggtCCGCGCAAGACCAAAAGGTTCCTGACCGCCAATCCCTGCGCTCGACCCGCAAGAACACCCTCGCTCTCCCGGATGATGTGGAGGGCGACCCGTCCACTGCGACCACTGTGAACGGCGTGCCGGTTAACCTGGTGGATTACTTCTCCCAGCGGTCGGATGAGATGGGGACCGTGCTGGAGCGGTACAAGGGCAACCTGAAGGAAATTGAAGACCATCTGCACGGCGTGGAGTTGACATTGAACCGCCAGATCAACGATTTCGTCAGCTCCAAGTCGCGCGACGGTGCAGTTTCTTCCACGCCCAAGTCGTCGATCAACGAGCTGGCGGCCGTGCTGGGCGATGTGGAAGCGGGCATCCTGGGAGTTGCGGCGCGGCTGGGTAGTGTGTCGGAGCGGGTGCAGGAGGTGGCTTTGGGGCCGCCGTCTATCGGGGAGAGGCGGTAG
- a CDS encoding uncharacterized protein (ID:PFLUO_007400-T1.cds;~source:funannotate), giving the protein MAPSLEEHVFTPTTMPSQTYTWGHFTIPKKEFKENNKLDYEPGRTAVKQHIDYPHEDLLPSFPDVHWAPLEYTPYEDKGLRGDPKFRNLLQDATSISDYTPKIGTEVRGVDLARLNDAQRDDLARLIATRGVVFFRSQKNFDVEAQRELGKYFGKLHKHATTAVPKRKDLDDVHVVFTGDNSGDNRALFTPSFLWHSDVTYEEQPPSYTSLKLLSGPPSGGGGDTLWSSQYAAYDVLSSHMQTYLKNLTALHSAKMQANDSRAIGRPVRRDPVTTEHPIIRTNPVTGWNGLFFNPGFVTKIVGIPSAESDAIVKYLTDVVATTQEMHARFTWGEDDVAIWDNRTTTHSASYGFAPHRRHGIRVACQAERPVLEEWGRSQEEEMNALYGLPAVNKDGSRQSNYND; this is encoded by the exons ATGGCACCTTCACTCGAAGAGCACGTTTTCACTCCGACTACTATGCCCTCCCAGACTTACACTTGGGGCCACTTCACCATCCCCAAGAAAGAGTTCAAAGAGAACAACAAGCTCGATTATGAGCCCGGTCGCACGGCCGTGAAACAACACATCGACTATCCACATGAAGACCTGCTGCCCTCCTTCCCGGACGTCCACTGGGCTCCGCTGGAATACACGCCCTACGAGGACAAGGGTCTTCGCGGAGACCCCAAGTTCCGCAACTTGCTCCAGGATGCCACGAGTATCTCGGACTACACACCCAAGATCGGCACCGAGGTCCGGGGAGTGGACCTGGCCCGACTGAACGACGCGCAGCGCGATGACCTCGCTCGTCTGATCGCTACGCGTGGTGTTGTTTTTTTCCGTTCTCAGAAGAACTTTGATGTTGAGGCCCAGCGCGAGCTGGGGAAGTACTTTGGCAAACTACACAAG CATGCCACCACCGCCGTGCCAAAGAGGAAAGACCTCGACGACGTACACGTCGTCTTTACGGGTGACAACTCCGGTGACAACCGCGCCCTCTTCACTCCCAGCTTCCTCTGGCACTCAGACGTGACCTATGAAGAACAACCACCCTCCTACACCTCATTAAAACTCCTCTCGGGACCCCCTagtggtggcggcggcgacacGCTCTGGTCCTCACAGTACGCCGCATACGACGTGCTCTCCTCGCACATGCAGACCTACCTGAAGAACCTGACAGCCCTGCACTCGGCGAAAATGCAAGCGAATGACTCCCGCGCCATTGGCCGCCCCGTTCGTCGCGACCCGGTCACAACAGAACACCCGATCATCCGCACAAACCCGGTCACCGGCTGGAACGGACTGTTCTTCAACCCAGGCTTTGTGACGAAGATCGTGGGCATCCCCTCCGCGGAGAGCGATGCCATTGTGAAGTATCTCACGGATGTGGTGGCCACGACGCAAGAGATGCATGCGCGGTTTACGTGGGGAGAGGATGACGTTGCGATTTGGGATAATCGGACGACC ACACACTCCGCGTCCTATGGCTTTGCGccccatcgccgccatggGATCCGTGTGGCCTGCCAGGCTGAGCGGCCAGTACTGGAAGAATGGGGCCGCTcacaggaggaagagatgaaTGCCTTGTATGGACTGCCGGCAGTCAACAAGGACGGGTCGCGCCAGTCGAACTACAACGACTGA
- a CDS encoding uncharacterized protein (ID:PFLUO_007404-T1.cds;~source:funannotate), with the protein MAPSEPESNTSTPRSFTGQSVSAEDMLKSQTVGLVHLSDFRKRRAEVLEQKEREAHDKSLGRLGSGNSRSATPSAGEVTDGSMTPRSEGPPKKKKKKPLAKSKLSFGDDETGEEESGTGTPRELSVSRSASKTPVDDGSAARRMKANPNAPPPPKALTKASIEAEAQAREALRKEFLAMQEAVKNTEMLIPFVFHDGTNVPAGTVKVKKGDHVWLFLDRCRKVGAELGVRGANNPSKARQDTRREWARVSVDDLMLVKGEVIIPHHYEFYFFIANRIPNYSRTGGLLFDYSDKPPPASANDNDPLYRPSDDQLEGADKDPTQTKVVDRRWYEKNKHIYPASLWHEYEPGKDFEEKMTSTRRDALGNTFFFE; encoded by the exons ATGGCACCCTCCGAGCCAGAGAGCAACACCTCGACACCTCGGTCCTTCACGGGCCAGAGTGTGTCCGCCGAGGATATGCTCAAGTCACAAACAgtcggcctcgtccacctgTCCGACTTTCGAAAGCGGCGCGCCGAAGTCTTGGAGcagaaggagcgcgaggcgcATGACAAGTCGCTAGGGCGACTGGGATCTGGTAACTCCCGAAGCGCGACCCCATCCGCCGGCGAGGTAACAGACGG GTCGATGACACCACGGAGTGAGGGGCCtccgaagaaaaagaaaaagaagccaTTGGCGAAAAGCAAGCTCTCGTTTGGCGATGACGAAaccggggaagaagagtcTGGGACGGGCACTCCACGGGAGCTGAGTGTCTCGCGGTCTGCATCCAAGACCCCCGTCGACGATGGGTCTGCGGCGCGGCGCATGAAAGCCAATCCGAatgcgccgccgccacccaAAGCCCTGACCAAGGCGTccatcgaggccgaggcaCAGGCACGCGAGGCCCTGCGCAAGGAGTTTTTGGCGATGCAGGAGGCCGTGAAGAATACGGAGATGTTGATCCCGTTTGTCTTTCACGATGGCACGAATGTCCCAGCCGGAACGGTCaaggtgaagaagggggaCCATGTCTGGCTGTTTTTGGACCGGTGTCGCAAAGTTGGCGCGGAGTTGGGCGTTCGAGGTGCCAATAACCCATCCAAGGCGCGACAGGATACCCGGCGGGAATGGGCCCGGGTCAGTGTGGACGATTTAATGTTGGTGAAGGGGGAGGTCATTATTCCTCAT CACTACGAGTTCTACTTTTTCATCGCCAATCGGATACCCAACTACTCTCGCACCGGCGGCTTGCTTTTTGACTATTCAGACAAGCCTCCCCCCGCCAGTGCCAATGATAACGACCCCTTATACCGACCCAGTGACGACCAACTAGAAGGTGCAGATAAAGATCCCACGCAGACCAAAGTGGTGGACCGGCGGTGGTATGAGAAGAACAAGCATATATACCCAGCGAGTCTGTGGCATGAGTACGAGCCGGGCAAAGACTTTGAGGAAAAGATGACTTCGACGAGGCGAGACGCGCTGGGGAACACGTTCTTCTTCGAGTGA
- a CDS encoding uncharacterized protein (ID:PFLUO_007401-T1.cds;~source:funannotate) has protein sequence MATQHRPSLLQYARFHGIAVPTKDPLSYLATNTFYSRPIDRARAQAEWHLEAEKLEIGHPEAALLSSIIRGKTLDGQINWDALLPSVQRDDSLKLDLLLTAEAESVLSTPDNTIDLVRMAQAALSVDDIHTHDEDMDLDQPAISTVLSTPPATNSVSTSSATYRQSSENISLLLKHDSRSSGLRLSPTSSHQNADSSAILLGSLSTFMETRGVSKPKSAVSSPYFSEMKNESRQKAPTPEFPPTTTTSNETPTQGSLHVMHNIPFPGSILQGDQVSTPALLFLSSSLLKTHTRLIHHLETSIPAPRMLYREYTQIPLPKTHIQTTRQPHNIPPEADVIISPNTGIVLTTSQGVTQLYLPGHKPDDPHVTAIKGINSPLRERIFRLLPRYERLYVLISHAGTALHTEGHTHPLIKIDVRTLQGISSLSGFCASFSKETTVVPLLVQSSPEIVAEWILGLAATHRALVSSTETQMQSLSNVVAEGLDYVHDRECHWEIFLRQIGLNPFAARAVLDMDAKLAVPEDKYSDTTTIVLDSREVQPSSFAAFIEMSSEHRISRFGPLIGSRVLRRVETAVEPLWEV, from the exons ATGGCGACACAACACCGGCCCTCCCTCCTGCAATATGCTCGATTCCATGGCATCGCAGTGCCCACCAAAGATCCTCTCTCGTACCTGGCGACGAACACCTTCTACTCCCGTCCCATTGACAGAGCACGCGCCCAGGCAGAATGGCACCTCGAAGCAGAGAAACTCGAGATCGGTCACCCGGAAGCTGCTCTCCTGTCGAGTATCATTCGAGGCAAAACACTGGACGGCCAGATCAACTGGGATGCCCTCTTGCCATCTGTTCAACGCGATGATTCCCTCAAactggatctgctcctcaCGGCAGAGGCAGAGTCGGTGCTTTCAACACCA GATAACACCATTGACCTGGTCCGCATGGCACAAGCAGCTCTAAGTGTAGACGATATCCACACTCACGATGAGGACATGGATCTCGATCAACCTGCAATATCGACTGTTCTGTCAACACCACCTGCTACAAACTCTGTTTCAACGAGCAGTGCAACATACCGACAGTCTAGTGAGAACATCAGTCTTTTATTGAAGCATGACAGTCGGTCCTCTGGTTTGCGACTCTCGCCCACATCATCTCACCAAAATGCAGACTCATCTGCCATCCTTCTGGGCTCTTTGTCAACCTTCATGGAGACTCGGGGAGTCAGCAAACCCAAAAGCGCAGTGAGCAGTCCATACTTTTCCGAAATGAAAAACGAGAGCCGGCAAAAGGCACCTACACCTGAATTTCCACCGACCACGACTACCTCAAACGAAACTCCTACACAAGGATCTCTTCATGTCATGCATAATATCCCGTTCCCAGGAAGTATTCTTCAGGGAGATCAAGTCTCGACTCCGGCGTTGCTCTTCCTATCATCCAGTCTTCTCAAAACCCACACCCGACTCATACACCATCTCGAAACAAGCATTCCGGCTCCCAGAATGCTCTACAGAGAATATACCCAGATCCCACTTCCAAAAACACACATCCAAACCACCCGCCAACCTCACAACATCCCACCCGAAGCCGACGTGATCATCTCCCCAAACACAGGAATCGTCCTGACAACTTCCCAAGGCGTGACACAGCTCTACCTTCCCGGCCACAAACCCGACGACCCGCACGTCACAGCAATAAAAGGGATCAATTCTCCACTACGCGAACGTATCTtccgtcttcttccccgcTACGAACGTCTCTACGTTCTCATCAGCCATGCTGGAACGGCACTCCATACGGAAGGACATACGCACCCACTGATAAAGATAGATGTGCGGACTCTGCAGGGGATCTCTTCACTTTCCGGATTCTGCGCATCGTTTTCGAAAGAAACCACCGTCGTCCCGCTGCTGGTCCAGTCTTCGCCGGAGATAGTGGCGGAGTGGATTCTCGGTCTGGCTGCCACACACCGTGCACTTGTATCTAGTACAGAAACACAAATGCAGTCACTCAGCAACGTGGTTGCAGAGGGACTGGATTATGTCCACGATCGAGAATGTCACTGGGAGATCTTCCTCCGGCAGATCGGTCTCAATCCATTCGCTGCGCGCGCCGTGCTGGACATGGATGCGAAGCTTGCAGTGCCAGAGGACAAGTACAGTGATACTACCACCATTGTTCTTGACTCGAGAGAGGTGCAGCCATCCTCCTTCGCTGCGTTTATCGAGATGTCCTCTGAACACCGGATCTCGCGTTTCGGACCGTTGATTGGGTCTCGTGTGCTCAGGAGAGTTGAGACTGCTGTTGAGCCTTTGTGGGAGGTATGA
- a CDS encoding uncharacterized protein (ID:PFLUO_007403-T1.cds;~source:funannotate) — MDDEEDDFYDPADTVPAQAQNSAHDTGQPQDNHEMDEEEEVEEEDDEDDFNIITEAPADAPPPEVSHPRHASLRQEPQRPSSVDSFASKSATPSAAPRHDSQTPVPATATTLKPTTPQKPGSAYPAIHTSTIDTNGNPVHPATGKPIMSSDMDTDFPTDDKPWRRPGTDMTDYFNYGFDEFTWASYCIKQQEVRGEVGGQKKQLDDMQAFMTMGMPQMPGAPSGAPGGAAPAAMPGMPGMDMSPDMMQGMLATMMAQGLDPSSMDPMSFMQHAQAMMGGQGGGQPAPQGFGQGGQPQMGYGGGYDQRGNYGGRGRGRRW, encoded by the exons AtggacgacgaagaggacgattTCTACGATCCGGCGGATACAGTCCCGGCTCAGGCGCAGAATTCCGCACACGATACTGGCCAGCCGCAGGACAACCacgagatggacgaggaggaagaggtagaggaggaagacgacgag GATGATTTCAACATTATCACAGAGGCCCCTGCCGATGCGCCGCCTCCAGAAGT CTCCCATCCACGCCATGCAAGCTTACGACAAGAACCGCAACGACCCTCTTCTGTCGATTCTTTCGCCTCCAAATCTGCCACACCCTCCGCAGCCCCTCGGCACGACTCGCAGACCCCCGTTCCTGCAACCGCGACAACCCTCAaacccaccaccccccaaAAACCGGGGTCCGCCTATCCGGCCATCCACACCTCCACCATCGATACCAATGGCAATCCCGTGCACCCGGCAACGGGCAAGCCCATAATGTCCAGCGACATGGACACCGACTTCCCAACGGACGACAAGCCCTGGCGCCGGCCCGGGACCGACATGACGGACTATTTCAACTACGGGTTCGACGAGTTTACGTGGGCGAGCTACTGCATCAAGCAACAAGAGGTGCGCGGCGAGGTCGGCggccagaagaagcaatTGGACGATATGCAGGCATTTATGACGATGGGCATGCCGCAAATGCCTGGCGCCCCAAGTGGTGCGCCGGGTGGtgctgcgccggcggcgatgcCGGGGATGCCGGGGATGGACATGTCGCCGGATATGATGCAGGGGATGCTcgcgacgatgatggcacaGGGTTTAGATCCGTCGTCTATGGATCCAATGTCATTTATGCAGCACGCGCaggccatgatgggcggGCAGGGCGGTGGTCAACCAGCGCCGCAGGGCTTTGGGCAAGGTGGACAGCCGCAAATGGGCTATGGCGGCGGGTATGACCAGCGTGGGAATTATGGGGGGCGTGGACGGGGGAGACGGTGGTAA
- a CDS encoding uncharacterized protein (ID:PFLUO_007406-T1.cds;~source:funannotate) yields the protein MSAKSILEADGKAILNYHLTRAPVIKPTPLPASSTHNPPARLASLSFPDDKAVKDVLDQAEVTYPWLLAPGSKFVAKPDQLIKRRGKSGLLALNKTWAEAREWVEARAAKDVTVEGIVGVLRTFLVEPFVPHPDGTEYYVCITSVREGDWILFTHEGGVDVGDVDAKAEKLLIPVNLKNFPSNQDIASTLLSKVPAGVHNVLVDFISRLYAVYVDCQFTYLEINPLVVIPNADATSAEVHFLDLAAKIDQTAEFECGTKWAVARSPAALGMPVLASGDGKVNIDAGPPMEFPAPFGRELSKEEKFISEMDAKTGASLKLTVLNANGRVWTLVAGGGASVVYADAIASAGFVSELANYGEYSGAPTETQTYNYAKTVLDLMLRAPMHPEGKVLFIGGGIANFTNVASTFKGVIRALREVAPVLNEHKVQIWVRRAGPNYQEGLKNIKSVGAELGMDMHVYGPEMHVSGIVPLALQGKKTDVKEFGEA from the coding sequence ATGTCCGCCAAGTCCATCCTCGAGGCCGACGGCAAGGCCATCCTCAACTACCACCTCACGCGCGCTCCCGTTATCAAGCCCACCCCTCTGCCTGCCTCCTCCACACACAACCCGCCCGCTCGTCTGgcctccctctctttccccgacgacaaggccgtcaaggatgtcctcgaccaggccgaggTCACCTACCCGTGGCTGCTCGCCCCCGGCTCCAAGTTCGTCGCCAAGCCCGATCAATTGATCAAGCGTCGTGGCAAGAGCGGTCTGCTCGCCCTGAACAAGACCTGGGCGGAGGCCCGCGAGTGGGTGGAGGCCCGTGCCGCCAAGGACGTCACCGTCGAGGGCATCGTGGGTGTGCTGCGcaccttcctcgtcgagcCTTTTGTGCCGCATCCCGACGGCACCGAGTACTATGTCTGCATCACCTCCGTTCGTGAGGGCGACTGGATTCTGTTCACCCACGAGGGCGGTGTTGATGTCGGTGATGTCGATGCTAAGGCCGAGAAGCTCTTGATCCCCGTCAACCTGAAGAACTTCCCCTCCAACCAGGATATTGCCAGCACGCTGCTGAGCAAGGTGCCCGCGGGTGTCCACAACGTCCTGGTGGACTTCATCTCCCGCCTGTACGCTGTCTATGTCGACTGCCAGTTCACCTACCTGGAGATCAACCCTCTGGTCGTCATCCCCAACGCGGATGCGACCTCGGCCGAGGTTCACTTCCTCGACCTGGCGGCCAAGATCGACCAGACCGCCGAGTTCGAGTGCGGCACCAAGTGGGCGGTTGCCCGCAGCCCCGCCGCTCTGGGCATGCCCGTCCTGGCTTCCGGTGATGGCAAAGTCAACATTGACGCTGGTCCGCCAATGGAGTTCCCTGCCCCCTTCGGCCGTGAGCTgagcaaggaggagaagTTCATCTCCGAGATGGACGCCAAGACTGGTGCTTCCCTGAAGCTGACCGTCCTCAACGCCAACGGCCGTGTGTGGACCCTCGTtgcgggtggtggtgcttCCGTCGTCTACGCCGACGCCATTGCCTCGGCTGGCTTCGTCAGCGAGCTGGCCAACTACGGCGAGTACTCCGGTGCTCCCACCGAGACCCAGACCTACAACTACGCCAAGACCGTGCTGGACCTGATGCTGCGTGCGCCCATGCACCCCGAGGGCAAGGTTCTGTTCATCGGTGGTGGTATTGCCAACTTCACCAACGTGGCCAGCACCTTCAAGGGTGTGATCCGGGCTCTGCGGGAGGTTGCCCCGGTGCTCAACGAGCACAAGGTGCAGATCTGGGTTCGCCGCGCTGGTCCCAACTACCAGGAGGGACTGAAGAACATCAAGTCCGTGGGCGCCGAGCTGGGCATGGACATGCACGTGTACGGCCCCGAGATGCACGTCAGTGGCATTGTGCCGCTGGCTCTgcagggcaagaagaccgacGTCAAGGAGTTTGGCGAGGCATAA
- a CDS encoding uncharacterized protein (ID:PFLUO_007402-T1.cds;~source:funannotate) — protein MSILRNIKSLAPLLDRVLVQRIKPEAKTASGIFLPESSVKEQNEAQVLAVGPGAMSKDGKLIPMGVAPGDKVLIPQFGGNAIKVGEEEYTLFRDHDILAKIKE, from the exons ATG TCCATCCTCCGCAACATCAAGAGCCTCGCGCCCCTCCTCGACCGCGTCCTGGTCCAGCGCATCAAGCCCGAGGCTAAGACCGCCTCCggcatcttcctccccgaGAGCAGCGTCAAGGAGCAGAATGAGGCCCAGGTCCTCGCTGTCGGCCCCGGTGCCATGagcaaggatggcaagctgATTCCCATGGGTGTCGCGCCTGGTGACAAGGTTTTGATTCCTCAG TTCGGTGGAAACGCGATCAAGGTCGGCGAGGAGGAGTACACCCTCTTCCGGGACCATGA CATCCTGGCTAAGATCAAGGAGTAA